In the Streptomyces sp. 3214.6 genome, GAGGAACAATCACCATGAATCGTCTTGCGGGCAAGCGCGCCCTCATCACCGGCGGCACGAGCGGCATCGGTCTGGAGACCGCGCAGCGTTTTGTCGCGGAAGGGGCCGACGTGCTGGTCACGGGCGTCACCCCGGCCAGCATCGACAGGGCGCGGCAGATCCTCGGGGACAAGGTTCCGGTCGTACAGGCCGACGCACGCGATCTCAATGCGCAGCGCGGCCTGGCCAAGCAGGTGCGCGAGCACTTCGGGCAGCTGGACGTGGCGTTCCTGAACGCCGGCGTCTCGGACTGGCGGCCGTTCGAGGACCACACGGAAGACAGCTACGACCGGCTCTTCGACATCAACGTCAAGAGCGTCTTCTTCCTGACGCAGGCATTGGTGCCGGTGCTGGCCGACTCGTCCTCGGTCATCCTCAACGCGTCCAACAGCGCGCACGGCGGATACGGGAATTCGAACGCCTACGCCGCGACGAAGGCGGCTGTCTCCTCCCTGATGCGGTCGTGGAACGCGGACCTGCTCAGGTCGCACGGCATCCGGTTCAACGCGGTCAGCCCCGGCCCGGTGAACACCCCGCTGTACTCCGCCGCCAAGCTCGGGATCGAGGACCTCGCGCAGCAGACGGCGGTTCTGGAGACGATCAGCTCCGGCATCCCGCTGGAACGCATGGGCATGCCCGGGGAGATCGCGGAAGCCGTCGTGTACCTGGCCTCCGACGCCTCGGCCTTCGTTGTGGGCCAGGACCTTATCCTGGACGGCGGCCAGACCGTCCTCTGACAGCGGGGACGCGGCCGGGGACGGGCGAGAGGCGTGGGTATGTCGGTGGCGGACCGAGCACAAACCGGTGACGACACGTGCCGAACCGGGTATCACGCGCAGATCAAAGAGGAGAACCGCGCGCGCATCATCCGTGCCGCCCGCGACCTCTTCCTCGCCCGGGGATACGACAAGACCTCCCTCGCCCAGATCGCCAGGGAGGCCCGCGTCTCCACCGGCACCCTCTTCAAGCGGTACCCCTCCAAGGCCGCGTTGTTCGCGGCCGTCACCTCCGAACAGTGGCAGCTGGACATGGAGTACGCCGCACCGCCCCCGCCCGGTGACCCGCGGTACGGTCTGGACCACATCGGCCGCGACTACGCCTGCCTGGTCGCGCGGCCCGGCACAGCAGCGCTGTGCCGCCTCATCATTACCGAACTGCCCCAGATGCCCGAACTCGCCGACA is a window encoding:
- a CDS encoding SDR family oxidoreductase, which produces MNRLAGKRALITGGTSGIGLETAQRFVAEGADVLVTGVTPASIDRARQILGDKVPVVQADARDLNAQRGLAKQVREHFGQLDVAFLNAGVSDWRPFEDHTEDSYDRLFDINVKSVFFLTQALVPVLADSSSVILNASNSAHGGYGNSNAYAATKAAVSSLMRSWNADLLRSHGIRFNAVSPGPVNTPLYSAAKLGIEDLAQQTAVLETISSGIPLERMGMPGEIAEAVVYLASDASAFVVGQDLILDGGQTVL
- a CDS encoding TetR/AcrR family transcriptional regulator, which codes for MSVADRAQTGDDTCRTGYHAQIKEENRARIIRAARDLFLARGYDKTSLAQIAREARVSTGTLFKRYPSKAALFAAVTSEQWQLDMEYAAPPPPGDPRYGLDHIGRDYACLVARPGTAALCRLIITELPQMPELADIVGTGFAIDRGPFFDRLRDYLDAEAQAGTLDFRSADGRPQSASAVAEQFLGMICSQFLWPQLVRTDFVPPNPTDAAIVDEAVALMLTRYSTGS